The Populus trichocarpa isolate Nisqually-1 chromosome 18, P.trichocarpa_v4.1, whole genome shotgun sequence genomic interval tattttgcttgtttaaaatagaaaaatcaagaaaattgcTTTTCCTGGTAAAGACAACAAAAGGGTTAGATGTTTGTTGCATTTAATAATATCAGGCGCGAGATGCTTTTTTTGCTTGTTTGGAGAAAGAATCAGGCAAGAAACCTACAGAAATTGGGTCCGTGGGGCTTCAATATCCAGCTGAATGTAAAAACTCAAGGGCTGAGTTTGAGAAGAATTGTAGACCTGCTTGGGTAATCTTtgattaaaatgataaattcccattattgttattattaataatctcaattttattggttttttttaatgatttgatttttttaataggtgAAGCATTTTGATAGGCTACACTGTAGGAACAAGACATCGCAGAGGTTGTTGGAAGACAAGGAAACCAGGAGAG includes:
- the LOC7493402 gene encoding cytochrome c oxidase assembly factor 6 isoform X3 — protein: MAMENYASRNIDKIHTDVLSQSRQACYKARDAFFACLEKESGKKPTEIGSVGLQYPAECKNSRAEFEKNCRPAWVKHFDRLHCRNKTSQRLLEDKETRRGL
- the LOC7493402 gene encoding cytochrome c oxidase subunit 6B-like protein new16 isoform X2 gives rise to the protein MAMENYASRNIDKIHTDVLSQSRQACYKARDAFFACLEKESGKKPTEIGSVGLQYPAECKNSRAEFEKNCRPAWVKHFDRLHCRNKTSQRLLEDKETRRAKLVIENR
- the LOC7493402 gene encoding cytochrome c oxidase assembly factor 6 isoform X1; the protein is MAMENYASRNIDKIHTDVLSQSRQACYKARDAFFACLEKESGKKPTEIGSVGLQYPAECKNSRAEFEKNCRPAWVKHFDRLHCRNKTSQRLLEDKETRRGPLLLPQPYTFKPTSST